A segment of the Mycobacterium intracellulare ATCC 13950 genome:
CGGCAGCTTCGAGGCCAGGTACGAGTGGTTGTTCAAGACCACCGTCACGAACGGCGCGTCATGGCGATGCGCCGACCACAACGCGGCCGTGGGCACACCGAAGTTGAACGAACCGTCACCGCAGATCGCGACGACGGGCGCCTGCGGCCTGGCCAGTTTGACCCCGAAGGCCCCGCCGAGCGCCCAGCCCAACGCCGGTGCGCCCGTGTCGAAGAACTGCCCCGGCGGCCGCTGGACCTGCCGGGCCACGGCGGGCCAGTTGGTCACCGCCTCCTGGACCACCACGGCGTCGTGTGGCAGCGCGGCGCCCAGCGCGGCCAGCATCGCGTCGGGCGCATCGGCCGGGCGGTCGGACGCGGCACGGCGCGCCGCCTCCCGGCGGCGTTGCGCGACATCGGATTCGGCCGCCCGCCGCCGCGCGCTCCACTTCTCGCGCAGCTCGTCGGTGGCCAGCCGCAGCAGGGTCTGCTCGAGCAGCACCAGCGTCACCCGCGTGTCGGCGGTCAGCGCGATCTCGACCGGATAGGACCACAGCGGCATGCCGGCCTTGACGGGGTCCGCGTCGATCTGCACCACGCGGGCATCCGCGGGCGGGGCCAGCTGTGCGGGCACCCAGGGCACTTCGGAGTCCAGCAGCAGCACGGTGTCGGCGGTTTCCAGCGGGCCCGCGTCGCCCACCACGTGCAGGGGGTGCCCGAGCGGCAGGTTGGCGCGGTCGCCCTGGTCGATCACCGGCGCACCGAGCAGCTCGGCGATGCGGGCCAACACGACCGCGGCCCCGGGTTCCGCCGCGGTCCGACACGCGACGATGACGACCCGCTGCCCGGCGACCAGGATCCCGGCCAGCCGGCCCAGGGCCCCGGGGTCCGGGCCGGGCGGTATGGCCGGCGGCAGCCGGCGCGGCAACGCACGGCTGCCGGGCTCCATCAGGGCTTCTCGCGGCAGCATGACGTAGGCGGGTCCGGACGGGCTGGACTGGGCGACCTGGAATGCCCGCCGGACGATGGGGGCCAGCTCTCGCCCGCGGGGAACCTCCATGTGCCATTTGGCGTAGTTGCGCACGACGGCCGGCTGGTCGAGTTGCTCCTGCTGCCAATGGATGTAGGCATCGCGGTGGCCGCGGACCTCCGGCGCCGAACTGTAGGGGGTGCGCCCGGCGAACATCACCACCGGCGTCCCGTTGCGCTGGGCGTTGTGCAGCTGGCAGCCCAGGTTCAGCGTCCCGGCATCGACGTGCACCATGACCGCCTGCGGACGGCCGCTGGCCATGTGGTGTCCGATAGCCGCCGCCAACGCGACGCTCTCGTGGACACACAGCACCGCCCGCGGGCTCGGCGTGCCGGCCGCGCGCGCCGCCGCCAGCGCTTCCTGGATCGGGGCGGAGTCGGTTCCGGGGTTGATGAAGAAGTGCGCGACTCCCTCGTCGGCCAGCAGGGCGATCAGGTTGGTCGCGGCCTCGGGAACGTCGAAAAGATTGTCTACCGTCATGGCTGCCGTTCTCCTTTGACGTCGGCGACCGCGCGAACCCCCCTCTTCTTCGGATCAGATCTTCAAGATACGTTCCGCCGTGGCGTAATTGACCCGTTCCGCTCGCTGGGCGTGGCGTTGCGCGCTCGGAGCCATCGGGTACCCCCGCAGCGCCCGGCTACTCCACACCCTTGCCGTCTCGTCAATGACGTTGCCGCCCAACGCCTTCGGCGGCAGACGGTGTCGCTCAGGACCGACCGGCACGCTTTTCGCGCAAGCGACGGTTGACCGCTTCGGGCAGCAGCTCCGACACGTCGCCACCGAGCATGGCGACCTCCTTGGCCAACGACGACGACACGAACGAATACCGCGGCGCGGTCGCGACGAAAAAGGTGTCGACACCGGCGACGTGCTTGTTCATCTGCGCCATCTGCAGCTCGTATTCGAAGTCGGTGCCGGTGCGCAGCCCCTTCACGATGGCGGTCATCCCCC
Coding sequences within it:
- a CDS encoding thiamine pyrophosphate-requiring protein, with translation MTVDNLFDVPEAATNLIALLADEGVAHFFINPGTDSAPIQEALAAARAAGTPSPRAVLCVHESVALAAAIGHHMASGRPQAVMVHVDAGTLNLGCQLHNAQRNGTPVVMFAGRTPYSSAPEVRGHRDAYIHWQQEQLDQPAVVRNYAKWHMEVPRGRELAPIVRRAFQVAQSSPSGPAYVMLPREALMEPGSRALPRRLPPAIPPGPDPGALGRLAGILVAGQRVVIVACRTAAEPGAAVVLARIAELLGAPVIDQGDRANLPLGHPLHVVGDAGPLETADTVLLLDSEVPWVPAQLAPPADARVVQIDADPVKAGMPLWSYPVEIALTADTRVTLVLLEQTLLRLATDELREKWSARRRAAESDVAQRRREAARRAASDRPADAPDAMLAALGAALPHDAVVVQEAVTNWPAVARQVQRPPGQFFDTGAPALGWALGGAFGVKLARPQAPVVAICGDGSFNFGVPTAALWSAHRHDAPFVTVVLNNHSYLASKLPVMELYRQGISMRENDFPETRLTPDTDYAALARACGGSGRSVTTPAEMREAIGWALAEADEGRCTVLDVQLPQP
- the coaD gene encoding pantetheine-phosphate adenylyltransferase, whose product is MSGAVCPGSFDPVTLGHIDVFERASAQFDEVVVAILTNPAKKGMFDLDERIAMINESTTHLPNLRVEAGQGLVVDFVRSRGMTAIVKGLRTGTDFEYELQMAQMNKHVAGVDTFFVATAPRYSFVSSSLAKEVAMLGGDVSELLPEAVNRRLREKRAGRS